In the Mycolicibacter minnesotensis genome, GGAACCGGCGACACGTCCGGCTACGGGCGTCTGGTGACCGAGGCCGCCCTTCCCGGCGAGACCCCGCGGCCCTACGGCGGCTATTTCGACGAACTTGTCGACACCCTTGCCGAGGCCATGCAGCGCACCGGCATCGTATTCACCGACGCCGTAGAGAAAGTCGTGGTGTACCGCGACGAGCTGACCCTCTACATCCACCGCGCTGCGCTACCCAAGGTGGCCCAATTGCTGCGCGATGAGCCGGCGCTGCGTTTCGAGCTCAGCCTGGGAGTCTCCGGCGTGCACTACCCCGCCGACACCGACCGCGAATTGCATGCGGTCTACCCGCTGCGATCCATCACCCACAACCGCCGTGTCCGGTTGGAAGTCGCTGCACCCGATGCGGATCCGCACATTCCCTCGCTGTTCGCGGTGTACCCGACCACCGACTGGCACGAGCGAGAGACCTACGACTTCTTCGGGATCATCTTCGACGGACATCCGTCGCTGACCCGGATCGAGATGCCCGACGACTGGCACGGCCACCCGCAGCGCAAGGACTACCCACTGGGTGGCATCCCGGTGGAATACAAGGGCGCGCAGATTCCGCCGCCAGACCAGCGGAGGGCGTACAAGTAATGAGCACCGACACGCCGCGCACCGTTCTCAATGTCGGTGGGCAGGAATGGGATCAGGTGGTGGAGGCCGCCAAGGCGGCCGACCCCGGCGAGCGCATCGTCGTCAACATGGGCCCCCAGCACCCGTCGACGCACGGCGTGCTGCGACTGATCCTGGAACTCGAGGGCGAGACG is a window encoding:
- a CDS encoding NADH-quinone oxidoreductase subunit C; this encodes MNETDDAGAGASDDVIKVRHGLFGATGTGDTSGYGRLVTEAALPGETPRPYGGYFDELVDTLAEAMQRTGIVFTDAVEKVVVYRDELTLYIHRAALPKVAQLLRDEPALRFELSLGVSGVHYPADTDRELHAVYPLRSITHNRRVRLEVAAPDADPHIPSLFAVYPTTDWHERETYDFFGIIFDGHPSLTRIEMPDDWHGHPQRKDYPLGGIPVEYKGAQIPPPDQRRAYK